In Candidatus Persebacteraceae bacterium Df01, a genomic segment contains:
- a CDS encoding outer membrane protein assembly factor BamD — MQILWASVFLVLAGCASTPEEPPTARELYEQAHELQNSADYEQAIEKFDELVATYPASSYAQQGMLDLIYLQYNRTDYDGAVAAAGQFMSAYPDSPNVAYALYLEGLTYFREDQSLIDRLGFQDPTERNPDSMRLAFLSFKKLLDSYPDSKYAEDSANRMRYLINALARHEVHIANYYLQRNAVLGAINRAKLVLDIYPDSASSEEALSVLARAYEIMGAKNDKQKTLRLLEINFPDNPLVKNSDN, encoded by the coding sequence ATGCAGATTTTATGGGCGAGCGTTTTTTTGGTTCTTGCCGGTTGTGCTAGCACGCCAGAAGAGCCGCCTACGGCACGAGAATTATACGAGCAGGCGCATGAACTCCAAAACAGCGCGGATTATGAGCAAGCGATTGAGAAATTTGATGAGCTGGTGGCAACTTATCCAGCATCCTCTTACGCCCAACAAGGCATGCTGGATTTGATATATCTGCAATACAACCGCACAGATTATGATGGCGCCGTAGCCGCCGCTGGTCAATTCATGAGTGCTTATCCCGACAGTCCCAATGTCGCTTATGCTCTGTATTTGGAAGGACTGACTTACTTTCGCGAAGACCAAAGTTTGATTGATAGGCTGGGCTTTCAAGACCCAACCGAACGCAATCCTGACTCGATGCGGCTAGCTTTTCTCTCATTTAAAAAGCTACTAGATAGCTATCCTGACAGTAAATATGCTGAAGACAGTGCTAACCGTATGCGTTACTTGATTAATGCCTTGGCGCGACACGAAGTACACATTGCCAATTATTATTTGCAACGTAACGCGGTGCTGGGCGCTATTAATCGCGCTAAATTAGTGTTAGATATCTATCCCGACAGCGCATCCAGCGAAGAAGCCTTGTCGGTACTGGCGCGCGCCTACGAAATAATGGGCGCCAAAAACGACAAACAAAAAACCCTACGGCTGCTGGAAATTAATTTCCCTGATAATCCTTTGGTTAAAAATAGCGACAACTAA